The following DNA comes from Papaver somniferum cultivar HN1 chromosome 4, ASM357369v1, whole genome shotgun sequence.
aaaatatgaacaaaattataatacaacatatgaagaggatcatgttgagtagagaaaaaggaagaagataCCCGTTCGGcgaagcaatattagaactccgttattcaaggcaagaatccaactatgtcagccgagatcatatggATTAGCAaattatacaaaaggaacaaaagggtttttaagaaattttatctactggattatatacaaaaattcaccatcactaacaatctaaagagttgaggatcaacccaaaagacaaagtgtagaggtttcaacagcttcacacaaatataacaggaaagaaacgcaagtgaaactgtgaaacaaaatgagctacccccaaacctggatttttcaacagataaaattttggaaacaaaatctcgcagttttgggggttcatcatgcacaaggtctagctcgaatgAACttcgctagggacgggtacacatgctaattccaactatggttcctcagatgtattatacttagaagaaaaatagtccaagaggacttgggaagcacacagttccaaacctaggttgggcattctcagaaaaattggtttgacaatatcggtacaaaccaaatctaggttggatggaaggccatcagatgtgattcatgtaggaagataggcacatcatattaatcacatcaacatctcctaagtcttctacaagtgtcacaacatgctcacaatcatcaaacaaattggcaagatcacaatcagagtcatcaacatcatcaacagattcattctcatgcatcgacaaatcaggagaaatatcacaatgtgacctaggtagagaatcagacacatcaaatatattttcatgcatattagtgtctacataagattcaactattcctatgtcatgctcatcttcacagaataattgtacgaaaatcccatgtcaatatcaaaatcatatgaattacaatgagtattagaaagaacaacatgcatgaaggtcgagggcgagaagccatatgtttttgaaccaacaggttccacatattttcatgttcttctaacatatcatcataatcatcatcatggtagcatgcatattggtcctcattaacagtggtggtgtcattagtcgattcatgttcctctaaattaggttcatattcaacattatttacatgaatgggactagacacttcattagggacaacatacatttcctcatgaatttcctccttttgtaggtgaggcaaaatctgatctaaatatgcatgaattcgtgatgtagatctatcatagtcttgcttgcagagtcttaaagctttgTGGtgggagtctaaattcatgggagtaaaattcttcatgttcaaattgtggtgaatggtactgtgtgcatggtcattagggtttacaaagtattgatcgcaaccctcaaaggattgattatggtcccaatgactaccattctcacaatttatgggcatttcatacttggattttctctagattgcctaaaattatgcaaaatatgacaattctcaacagggtggtctaaactaccacatgcgggacatgcatagatttcaggttgcctaagaaaattagatgtgacagattcctcatgtgattgcatttctaagcTGTGATTCAAGCTTCTATTTGAtcccataagtgatgattgtgtgtgagtgaggctctagaagaatgttcattttcacgttgcgatgaatgatgcatgtatgaatagtcattagggttcatgtattgcgagctcgggactttgaaaatgtccataataattcctataactattgacatcatggaatggggaggatcacaatgtgaatttggcccgtaagcaagttctctaagtgttttgtTTCCACTCCCCGAACAGaaaaatctagacatgattggctcaaaagctaagtaactatgtacaaagctcaaatttggtttttaaagggtttggatttttgggaaaaatttggtttttgggaacatttttttggtttttatgggagaaaatttggtttttgggataggaaagaaaaatttggttgttaatgggagcaaaataaaatttggtttttgaatgggagaaagtaaaatttggttttttttttttttttttttaaagaaaataaaatttggtttttgaatgggagcaagcccactgttggttttgtgtttgctttggctcagctggtttgaaaacgtttggtgaaactgagtccaaaatctcggcctagaatttgggtactcggcccactaacgagttaacctagcgtgatcggttacaagctcagctgggtttaaaaacccagaatacaaaataccatccaaattaaacaagctcacaaaaattaaatacaagcccacaaattaaacaaacaagcccacaaaattaattacaaacccaacagaaaataaaaagcccaaaaattggctttaatattacaagcccacaattaaaaattggaagcccacaattcgggttctcttaaatgggttaccttttaagcacagcccagctgctctgatattgttgcaaaaacccagttgggctttggttcttttccttggtggcgtcccagcagaggaaaactggttcagaacagcaggtccaacagcaaagaagtgaagcagatgcagatgcaaatgctatgctgAATGCAAATGCTATAAAACTAcaaaaaaacacagcaccaatccccggcagcggcgccaaaaacttggtgggcccggaaagcgtataaaattgaagcgaaatgaaaacgcgggcctacagtaataccgcaagtgcacggtcgtcagttgtagctcgtgcaagtacgggtcgatccacagagattggggggtgtttggagtttctagctatttgggctctaaattgctattgggcttctaattgttttgggcttagtgggtttttgtaacaatgaaatggttttgggctcagtgggcttttggattgactgtgaacttatgggcttttggtcttttgaattgcactgggccttgggctaacagtgactgtgaattgggctttagcttttcacctgggctttgattaagtccacagtgggcttttgtaatgaatctgggcttggagcagcagcagtggtggcttcagcagcagcagaagcagtgcacagcagcagcaacaacaacagcaagtagtagcagcagcagtgcaaagggcaggtgctcagcagggaaagggagagcaggagctgtgcaggcagacactaaatcacacagggacaaggatggcatttacaatgacaggtacaaagaaaaagtgacagtggtttatacatggaagcaacacagggcaaaaggatgcaaatttacaatggcaaaagcaaacagcacaaaagtATGATGAGAAGGTGACAGCACAgtgaaactacaagcagagaacaatggaaccaaggcctaagccaagggcaggggtgacagtgcactgacttcagtgcacagcaaaatgtgaagtgcaaaaaaaaacagttaagttgcaagtgactgtgaaaacaaaatgtgggttaagctaaggctttgaatccacccttgtgtcctagccaaacaatgtgatcctaggttgagttgaaaatcctatgcatacatctagaatgggaggaaaactaatttgctcactagtttgcccctagcattgactgtcttttgacagaacaatcaatcacaggcactatgagcatcaatctcttcccattgctcaatcaacacactgcactaaggctctaacctagcattccactatctaacagtccactaaagcttcatctgagcctcagcagtgaactcagaacatgagaaaacagatggaacaacacatgattaacaggaacaacgcaacatttaaactactaaacagtgaatgaaaattgcaaaagaagaaccctaaaaattaacagtgaaatcagcaaagaacaaacatgaacagaaattgaagaaccctaaatattaaattaaaaattaaaactaaaattaaacagtgattaacccaaatttgggggtatctcggctaaccaagaacaacctttaacatcctacatcacttcccttttatagcttacaacaagaatacaaaaccctaattcgaaaccctaatttttttggggaaaatcaaattctctcaccaatttcctgaattgagctcaacccatgctttgggtatgtcccctctgctcttctgaagcttttccttccctcaattttgtcttctcctcgctgttggtgaaaccctagatcgagatttcttgtcaaacccacacctagggttcagagatgtgaatttggaaagaagtctaggctagggagagatttcgtggtgttgtcgggtggttgtggtggtggtgtggttcgagaagaaggtgtagctggtggaggtgatggagttgcagagcagctctctgcagacggagtggaggagaagaactcgatgtttttgggagaagggtgtgtttggcgatgggtatagggtgttcgatacttgggtgttaggcgggttcggcgaggtttgatgatctgcgacaaggagcgatggatgggaagatggtaggtggatccaacggcgatacggaggtaagcgtggagcgaccgtcggatgaagggatgtagcaaaacggacgacccaagatggagatgggcgttgcgatgtaaagcgggggcttcggagttttatgtgcgatgatggagcgaccgtaggatgctgaaatgcttcgatctgacggctgaaatccgagatgggtatggatataggaaatggatttgggtgagggttttgggccttgggtatgccaagcccatatcttctttaagagcaattcttcctcttcaagcccacttctcgttgatccggctcttgcaaacatcattcttcccttcctcctagcgagagtctttgccgttcctttgctcttttcgctccgtgagttaaccaggctttatttagtacctaaaaatgcaaaattaattaggaaaagtatttattcttgaaaacaacgaaaacacagaatatgggataaaatgtagaattaatgcacaaaagatgagttaaatgccaacaaaaagggataaatatatacaatatttggcactcatcagttatacagttgttacaccatttctcgtcaaagcaattttcaagatgattgaaacatatcatgactttcgtcactaggtaaagataaacttgatcgaagtgaaaagcttaccaacacatattttgagatatagatatgctaggtatactcggctcgaaataccaaatgtgtataatccaagtctatatatatatatcatatgacttcttgtctcaaagagtaggagatagagtagatatacttttgagtgatagataagttcaagacttcacatacatttttgtcgagaagttccaccggttccttgagtagttcttctgcttgtatgatgaatcgccatgaagtccttgagctcaactacactttctatcctagtccgagacttagatataatagactagaaatcaagacttatagttttgatcagtaacattgacaaacatgcttgagatagtaacgcatgcgagttcgaccgagcaatgctctaacagaaacgtacaaagaaagttgaatgcatccggaaataccttattaatagcatacatcaacgatgcATCTTGATCGGgtacgaacactttaggaagagcatcCTCCCGAAAGATTAATTTCAGTTGTTCTAACCCCCAAATGAAACTTTCTTTCTCctcgtttttcaagaaacaaaaaaccacggtgaacggtgcctttgtcgatATATGCCCGacaatgttcatcaacgacaTCTCATATTTGTTAGTTTTGTACGAGCAATCCAATATAAGAACTTGTGGGAAGCAGATAGCCGATTGGACGCATTCCAGGTGGGCATgaaaaaggtgtgtgacttgaccgaagtcatccaacttcttttggaaagGGTAGTTATACTTCACCCCTAACCGCatcacttgttgcatcaccatcctaccttgcaaattgagtcttaTCAATTTATTTCTACCTTATAGATAGATTGCATAGTCAACTTGTTATTCTTGTCGTTCTCTTTCAATTTACTAAGAATCTATATGGTGTTgtacgtgctcgtgtcattttagcTACTTCAAGAATCTCGTTGGGTTTGTGTCGTTCAATTtttgcatgtccatgaaggtcacGTGGACGTGGGTGGTTGTGACAACAATCCATATTTTTATTCCTAACCGaatattcttcatcttggttgaaggacttattcttgaggttgaaaaatATCTTGAAACGGCACCTTATTCTCTTCGTTTTTGTCCTATTCTATTTTTCGGTCTTCCCAACATATACAAAACCCTCTTTTTCCTTTCTATCGCCGGTTCCACTTCGCTCACAAATCAATTCAAACCGATCCCgacggctttgttgtcctttaactagtacacaatttatttTCATTGAGTGTTCCTCAGCCCAAGCCTGTGCTTCGGGTTTGCTTTTCCATGTCTGCGTTCATTCAAACACAAATAATTAGTAAGAAATACTTTGGATTTTCGAAGTGATCTCTAGTATCTTCGTGAATTACGTCTACGGGATCAGGTTGATCTTCCATCGGTACAGGTTcaccaagcacgatctacaagaAAATCACAAAGTAAGATATAACGAAGGAAAATTTATCattaggttcggcttatatactAAGTACCAAACTTGCGGAACCTAGTACATTTAAAGGGTTCGGCGATTACGATGTtcacaatatgtgccgaaccatgaACATATTCTGACCCCAAAAATTCTCAGGAATATTCATAGTAATGTGCGACAtgtataaaaattaaaaaacaagCCGAACCAAGTATATCCAACGGTTCGGCTCTTACGTTATTCACTAAATAAGCTGAACCATGAACAAATATTCTTGCAACAACTTTTAGGAAAAGGTTCGGCTATTTATAAAACTTTCAAATAAGCCAAACTAGTATCTAGCAAATAAGCGTCAAGTTACAAATACAGCTTCGGCGACTAATGCTAAGActttcagctagccgaactgttcatcatttGTACAGAACCTGGTGGGTTCGGCTGCTAATTATAAGCCGAATCCAttcctggttcgccgaaccatggtGAAAAAATGCAAACTTTTGATGATTTCAACCTCACAAAAAtgaaattgaacataagatagaagtATACCTGTGTATTACTAGCACTGGgttcatcaatgtcttcatcatctgaatttggctcataaaaatcatcattttgagtttgagtttgagcttgagtttgagtttgtgtaaaatcattctcatgatctaagaaatcagccatttccggATCATTCTCGCAGTTGATgttattttcctaggttttttagatgaagattgtccctcctcatccattgaaccaaaaatcaaaatacaAGGTTTTTTTCCCACTTTCCCCTTCTCCAATAAaaccaaactttttttttcttcctcaaaaTTTTTCATCTACTCAAGCTTATATAactaaattatcttaatcacttaTCACTAATCATTAATCACTAGAGTTAGGGAAGAATTTTGACAACATAAAACTTAGCTAGGGAAGAATTTTCTCTAACTCGACTAGAGTTATCATAAGATGTATTAATAAAGATGTTGTTTGTCCTTCCGTTGTATCCTTCACAGGTTTATTATATATTATGTTTGTCtcaccatactctaatcctataTTTTTACAAAATGATAATTCATATTAAGGAAACATTTATACGGAGGAAAatatgaaaatataaaaattgattaaaaaaattgaaaattaaaataattacctATATTGGTATCCTAGCTATTTTGGAGAATAACCTAGGTAATATTGGTATCCTAACTATTTTGGAGAATAACATAACCTTACTTTTTTGGGTTCCTAAAATCAAGCACGATTTAGTAGTTCAGGATTAGGATTGGAGTGAGACAAACATATTTTTACTGCATTTTCTTGATAACCCAACCTAGAATAGGAATTTCCAAGAGGCCAAACACGACCTAATCAAAATTATTAATAACttatcaatattactaacactaatactgAAAGGACATATTTTCCATTACTAAAAATACTAGGTTAAGGGTTTTTGGTTTTACTATTTCCAACCAACTTTTTGTCTTTATTAAGTATGCTTTCTAAAAAAAATTTGTATACCCTAAAACAAGGTTCATTTGATGGGGAACTATTTACCTTAGTATCTTGCTGTAACTAGACGATTCAGAGACAGATGAACGGCTGTAACTGGGTCTGAAATTACGAGACGGATGATATTTCGCTGTTGTGGGTACGCCAGCGCAGCAGTAGTAAACAGCAAATACTCTCCGAATACCAACAGGCCAGCATTCAAACACTCTGAAAAAAAAGTACGAGTGCAGTGCAGCGCCTTTAAAACCCTAAGAGATTCTCCAAACAAAGACAATGCAaagataatcatcatcaccactcTCCTCTCCAACAACCGCTGCTTCTGCATTTCTATCAACAGGTTTAGTTTAGCTCCTCCCTTCAAAATTCATCAACTTTTGCTTGTGGGTGTTAACCTTTTGTTCTGTTCTATGTAATCTCAACTTTTGGTATAATTTTTGATATAGGGTTTTAGGTTTTCTACATTGAAACATGGGTTTGAGTTATGCAATTGTTTACCTCATTATGGGTTGTAACTCgaagtaaaaaaaaatgatttttttttcaaagtgaAACTGTGTTAGCAAAATTGTACCCTTActaaaattttgtttcttttgcttcATAGGTTCCATATTTTTTTTCCATTCAGCAGGTtatattctgtgaagatgagtcTCGCATTTAATGGATACCTTCTGGTAGAGAAGCTAGCCAAGCTTGATTGTTCACAGTTGAGCATTCAAAGTATCCTTTTTGCTATGCAGCTTATactatgtttttattttatttttttccattGGAGAAAATTGCCCATCTTGGTTGGTAATTTGTCAAAACATGAAATTAGTGTGTCTGTTGTAGTAATTTTATTCAATAGGTTGATTTAAAGCTAGGCAGACTCGATATTTGTTTGTGAACAACCCACTATTTGAGTAATCTTGTTTGGTGGTGGTAATATGTTGTACCCCTGTTTGGGGTAGTCTTAGACTTTGTTCTATATCACTCTTTATACCTTTCTATGTTCATTGGATGCCCTCCTTAAGTCTGTGTAGCTGTATCACACTGGTGTATGTTTCACAGAAGAAAAGCTAAGGAACTTGTTGAAACATGGGCTAGACAGTTCCATTGTTCCCCTCGAGAGCAGAGGTTGGCTTTTCTGTATCTAGCAAATGATATACTACAGAACAGTCGGAGTAAGGGGCCAGAGTTTATTGTTGAATTTTGGAAAGTTCTTCCAAAAGCTGTCCGTAATATAGTTGAAAATGGAGCAGAGTCTGACAAGAATGCCGCCCATCGATTGGTATGGTCAGTTAACTTTTACTTGCTGTACAATGCAATACCTTGTTGGATAAACATTGAAAATAAGGCCTTCTGTTGGGTTACTAAGCTATTTTATCTTTCTTGTGtatcgttcttcttctccttcttgtgtAGATAGAAATCTGGGAAGAGAGAAAAGTTTTTGATATCCCGGGGAAACTTAAAGATGAGCTCACGAGACGGAGCATGGAGAAAAGCACTTTGAGCAGAAAACTGGTGAGAACCTTGTTTGAGTATGTGGATGTGCATATGTTAAGTGTGAACTTATTTAAATTCTTCATCTCTTGTATCATTCATTTTGTCCTGCTGTTCTCCTCATATAGATCGGTGTTggtgaaaagaaaacacttttggATATTCAAGGAAAAGTACTGAAAACTGATGAGCCCATGAAATGCGGCATTGAAAAGAGCAATGGGTCTGGAAACACTTTGAGCAGAAAACCGGTAAGAACCTAGTTTGAGTATGTGGATGTGCATATGTTAAGTGTTGTGTACTTGTTTAAATTCTCCATCTCTTGTATCATTCATTTTGTCCTGCTGTTCTCCTCATATAGATCGGTGTTGGTGAAGAGAAAACACTTTCTGATATTCAAGGAGAAGTACTGAAAAATGATGAGCCCATGAAATGCAGCATTGAGAAGAGCAATGGGTCTGTAGACACTTTGAGCAGAAAACCGGTAAGAACCTAGTTTGAGTATTTGGATGTGCATATGTATAAGTGTGTATTCAATTAAATTCTCCATTTCTTGTATCATTCATTCATTTTGTCCTGCTGTTCTCCTCATATAGATCGGTGTTGGCGAAGATAATTTTTTTTCGGATGTTCAAGGAAAAGTACTGACAAATGATGAGCCCGTGGGGAGCAGCATTGAGAAGGGCAATGGAGATGGAGACACTTTGGATAGAAAACTGGTGAGAACCTGGTTTGAGTATTGAGTGTGCATATGTCAAGGGTGTGAAACTGCTGTCAGTATCTCCTGTTTCCTAATCTGTTCATtgttatgttttcttttcttattaaGCAGAGACAATCTGTGGGAAGTATGGTCGACAAAATTATTTTGAGTTATGAAATTGTATGTGATGGAGCTGTTGATGAAGTATCTCTATTGAGAAAATGTGGAAAAGCAATTGCTTTTACTGACAAAGTGGATAAGGAAATTGTCAGGGATAATAGTACAGGTACTGCCTAAAGTAGTAAAATGTAAAATTATTATTTGctcttcttttttatttcatGGATTTCTCAGAATTTTTCTTGCTTGATGGACAGGGAAGCTCAATCAATCTGAGCTGAATGAGCTACATGAACAGCATGGTATACTGAAAGAAAGCATTGAACAGTTGTCTGCAGCTGAATCATCCAGAACAAATCTTATCACACTTCTAAAGGAGGCTCTTAAAGAGCAGGTTGGCTAGTTTTCTATATGCTATAATAAGATCGCAGCTTCTAAATTTTATATTAGCTGGTCTTGTTCATAAAATAATGGGAAAGTTTGATCCTCAGGAATTAAAGCTGGTTCAAATCCGTCTCCATTTAGAGGTAAGTTTTCACATTTCTTCAAACCTGATTTAATAGTACGAGTTTCAAACCTTTTTAAGAGTCCCCAACACTTAGTGTAAGCAACAAGAGTATGTTATCGGCTTGATAGGCTATAAGACTGTGCATTTATTTTGAATCAACCAGCTTGATGGGAGAACAATACACTCTTTTATTTTGTAGCGAAAGCAAAACATGTTATGATTCGTCAGTTTCGAGTGCCTGACAGAAAATATGAACTGTTCTAATTTAGTCCCAGATTACTTATCTCTAAAATTTGAACCTTTGGTTGCACTCTGATCTGCTCCAAATGCTTTATCCCTTTGGGGACATCAAAAATGGCACACACCAATCAAGAAATGGTCTTAATGTCGTTTAGAAGACAATTATGCTTTTGTGTTTCATTGTTCATTACTTTCAAATTTCAATGAAGTATGCATTTTTCAGGCTGCTCAAATCCGATCGGAGAAGGCTGAGAACATTTGCCAACATCTGATGAATTCCAAAAGCCGGGATTTGCAAACTGAGCAGAGGTTGAACAAACCA
Coding sequences within:
- the LOC113273302 gene encoding uncharacterized protein LOC113273302, which codes for MFHRRKAKELVETWARQFHCSPREQRLAFLYLANDILQNSRSKGPEFIVEFWKVLPKAVRNIVENGAESDKNAAHRLIEIWEERKVFDIPGKLKDELTRRSMEKSTLSRKLIGVGEKKTLLDIQGKVLKTDEPMKCGIEKSNGSGNTLSRKPIGVGEEKTLSDIQGEVLKNDEPMKCSIEKSNGSVDTLSRKPIGVGEDNFFSDVQGKVLTNDEPVGSSIEKGNGDGDTLDRKLRQSVGSMVDKIILSYEIVCDGAVDEVSLLRKCGKAIAFTDKVDKEIVRDNSTGKLNQSELNELHEQHGILKESIEQLSAAESSRTNLITLLKEALKEQELKLVQIRLHLEAAQIRSEKAENICQHLMNSKSRDLQTEQRLNKPSIAVSPPSFTSETLGGSGDDKGRSAPIIMDTPQGPSFSTSSSNMKKGNWSLAAAVLRLKRSRELQAAEDYTRNQQNHASAFVKCPSGKRTKLANGAPSYAQSQQLASEPLPYIPLPGSPQHLSSSPVALPVVPLQKPYSSGMPIPRQAQPPSPMTTGSSMGKHPVRGMISMSASSSTS